A section of the Methanoregula formicica SMSP genome encodes:
- a CDS encoding type IV pilin N-terminal domain-containing protein, with amino-acid sequence MTRMSNDAVSPVVGVMLMLVVTIIIAAVVSAFAGGFGGAQQITPHATVTATVVIDNVTGTSTCVNVAPFTCTRTYPDGFTAKNGIMFESTGGTPFNLNSIIVELVSDSGTTQTVRGTDKLDPDHTILPYGTANGGYFLKIGNISLSDTVISPGDRFMFYADECYDVSSGGKSRTLMWGPKGINGGHMYLSANSRTQWYILDINTQRAIANGQLLMPVW; translated from the coding sequence ATGACAAGAATGTCCAACGATGCGGTCTCACCGGTCGTCGGTGTTATGCTGATGCTTGTGGTGACAATCATTATTGCCGCCGTTGTATCAGCATTCGCCGGGGGATTTGGTGGCGCTCAACAAATTACACCCCACGCAACGGTTACCGCAACGGTTGTGATCGATAACGTCACGGGCACATCTACATGCGTAAATGTCGCCCCGTTCACATGTACACGCACATATCCTGACGGTTTTACTGCTAAAAATGGTATTATGTTCGAGAGCACGGGGGGCACTCCATTCAATCTTAACAGTATTATAGTGGAATTAGTCTCTGATAGTGGAACAACACAAACGGTCAGGGGCACAGATAAATTAGACCCAGACCATACCATCCTGCCCTACGGGACCGCAAACGGAGGGTATTTCCTGAAGATAGGAAACATATCATTATCGGACACGGTTATTTCACCCGGTGACAGATTTATGTTCTATGCTGACGAGTGTTATGATGTTAGCAGCGGTGGAAAATCAAGAACTTTGATGTGGGGGCCCAAAGGGATTAACGGCGGACATATGTATCTGTCTGCGAATTCGCGCACACAGTGGTATATCCTCGATATAAATACTCAGCGGGCCATCGCCAACGGTCAACTGTTAATGCCGGTTTGGTAA
- a CDS encoding type II/IV secretion system ATPase subunit, with protein MIQEILILFPCAVLFVGLSGLFTTLKNMAGSLNNPISPARESRPSSTSSHKELPAMDMKTAREGLGKISALLTEPSWEGLVSFGAVAAIALVSAFILMFIDLPLPAMAGLGIVTLVSAGIGLITLRARHAAGAWLPMGITIQGLISGKFPAEASQPSLGPGAAAVASSTAPPADTADIGNLDKHSSDIPFFVAEMPDDPSLATLERYWVVEPFSYVTIKRVGNEGFTYVVSEPPISKKEKTILLETYAHLRDIIIYDETEAGRNTRIDPVAVSRIIRSFDPEIADDRLAILDYYIRRDLTGYGPLETLMRDPALEDISCNGNDLPVFIFHRAYGSLPTSILFSEAELNQFVLKLAQKANKQLSLSNPMVDATLPDGARIQITYSEVVSTKGSSFTIRKFRAEPMTPLDLIRYGTYDARTLAFLWLAIEHRKSLLVVGGTASGKTSMMNAVSLFIPQNAKVVSLEDTREIQLPHKNWLPTQTRELNSEGIRGDIDLFGLLKACMRQRPEYIIVGEVRGKEAQTLFQAMNSGHATLSTIHAGSVYEAINRLTHDPINVPPVMFQALDLVVVQSIYTLGKTRIRRCLSIHEIAVNKDGEITPIPLFEWNVQDDTFRKLYTRSKTLEEIAFHNAWDEKELELELAKREEFFSWALDVQPPTLRDLANAIHDLGD; from the coding sequence ATGATTCAGGAGATTCTTATCCTCTTTCCGTGTGCGGTTCTGTTCGTCGGACTGAGCGGGCTCTTCACTACCCTGAAAAACATGGCTGGTTCCCTGAACAACCCGATCTCCCCCGCCAGAGAATCCCGCCCGTCCTCCACATCATCGCACAAAGAACTCCCGGCCATGGACATGAAGACTGCCCGTGAAGGTCTTGGGAAGATCTCCGCCCTGTTAACGGAACCATCGTGGGAAGGGCTTGTCTCGTTTGGCGCAGTCGCCGCCATCGCGCTTGTCTCGGCGTTCATCCTGATGTTTATCGACCTCCCCCTTCCGGCCATGGCCGGGCTGGGGATCGTTACCCTCGTATCCGCAGGTATAGGCCTCATCACCCTGAGGGCCCGGCACGCTGCCGGTGCCTGGCTGCCGATGGGTATTACGATACAGGGTCTTATCTCCGGGAAATTCCCTGCTGAGGCCAGCCAGCCTTCTTTGGGACCCGGGGCGGCAGCCGTTGCATCATCCACGGCACCTCCCGCGGATACCGCGGATATCGGGAACCTGGACAAGCACTCTTCGGACATCCCGTTCTTTGTAGCAGAAATGCCGGACGACCCCTCGCTTGCCACCCTGGAACGGTACTGGGTTGTCGAACCGTTCTCGTATGTGACGATCAAGCGGGTGGGGAACGAAGGGTTCACGTACGTTGTCAGCGAACCGCCGATCTCAAAAAAGGAGAAGACGATCCTCCTTGAAACGTACGCACACCTCCGGGACATCATCATCTACGATGAGACCGAAGCCGGCAGGAACACGAGGATTGACCCGGTTGCGGTTTCCCGGATTATCAGGAGTTTCGACCCGGAGATCGCAGACGACCGGCTGGCAATTCTGGACTATTACATCCGGCGCGACCTTACCGGCTACGGCCCGCTCGAGACACTGATGCGGGACCCGGCTCTGGAGGACATCAGCTGCAATGGCAACGACCTGCCGGTCTTCATCTTCCATCGTGCGTACGGCAGCCTGCCGACGAGTATCCTCTTCTCGGAAGCGGAACTGAACCAGTTCGTACTGAAACTGGCCCAGAAAGCCAACAAGCAACTATCGCTCTCGAACCCGATGGTGGATGCAACGCTGCCAGATGGTGCGCGCATCCAGATCACGTACAGCGAGGTCGTCTCGACCAAGGGCAGCTCGTTCACGATCCGGAAATTCCGTGCCGAGCCCATGACCCCGCTTGACCTGATCCGGTACGGTACATACGATGCAAGGACTCTCGCTTTCCTCTGGCTTGCCATCGAGCACCGCAAGAGCCTCCTCGTCGTTGGCGGTACTGCAAGCGGAAAGACCTCGATGATGAACGCGGTCTCGCTCTTCATCCCGCAGAATGCCAAGGTGGTCTCGCTTGAAGATACCCGCGAGATCCAGCTCCCGCATAAGAACTGGCTCCCGACCCAGACGCGGGAATTGAATTCTGAAGGGATAAGGGGAGACATCGACCTCTTCGGCCTCCTCAAGGCCTGTATGCGGCAAAGACCCGAGTACATCATCGTCGGCGAAGTGAGGGGGAAAGAGGCGCAGACCCTGTTCCAGGCAATGAACTCCGGCCATGCTACGCTCTCGACAATCCATGCCGGGAGCGTATACGAGGCGATTAACCGCCTGACGCACGACCCGATCAACGTTCCGCCGGTGATGTTCCAGGCCCTCGACCTCGTCGTGGTCCAGTCCATTTATACTCTCGGAAAGACCCGGATCCGGCGCTGCCTCTCCATCCACGAGATCGCGGTGAATAAGGACGGGGAGATCACACCGATCCCGCTCTTCGAATGGAATGTCCAGGATGACACGTTCCGAAAACTCTATACCCGGTCCAAAACACTGGAAGAGATCGCATTCCATAATGCCTGGGACGAAAAGGAGCTGGAACTCGAGCTGGCAAAACGCGAGGAGTTCTTTTCCTGGGCGCTCGATGTCCAGCCCCCGACCCTCCGCGATCTGGCAAACGCCATCCACGACCTGGGTGACTGA
- a CDS encoding type IV pilin N-terminal domain-containing protein yields MDRIIRNSDAVSPVIGVMLMLVVTIIIAAVVSAYAGGFSQGAVKTPQVTIGAEVRNSSYVLISHDGGDSLDPASITIKTYIPSGTYKDMSYGVDLLKAINLETGDAVKGTYSSQVIKPGDKIKINWPDAFATSKYGLMAPGVDEPVNVEIYDSGSGKVIAMVRTNVLP; encoded by the coding sequence ATGGATCGAATTATCAGGAATTCCGATGCAGTTTCGCCAGTAATAGGCGTTATGCTCATGCTCGTTGTTACGATCATCATCGCGGCAGTTGTCAGCGCTTATGCCGGAGGGTTTTCTCAGGGAGCGGTCAAAACACCGCAGGTAACCATCGGGGCAGAAGTCCGGAACAGCTCATACGTTCTCATCAGCCATGATGGCGGAGACTCTCTTGACCCGGCATCGATAACAATCAAGACCTACATCCCGTCAGGCACGTACAAGGACATGAGTTATGGGGTGGATCTTTTAAAGGCAATCAACCTGGAAACGGGAGATGCCGTGAAGGGAACATACAGTTCCCAGGTAATCAAGCCCGGGGACAAGATTAAGATCAACTGGCCGGATGCCTTTGCCACTTCCAAGTATGGGCTAATGGCTCCTGGTGTCGATGAACCAGTCAACGTTGAAATCTATGACTCGGGAAGCGGAAAAGTGATTGCAATGGTCCGGACGAATGTACTGCCGTAA
- a CDS encoding type IV pilin N-terminal domain-containing protein, with translation MMYSYEKSRDAGVSPVVGVMLMLVVTIIIAAVVSAFAGGLTSGTQKTPSSAIDVKISTTAYSGNILMIFNHISGDNIPTKDLSIITYYKNSSGYILKHTSTAKSSGVIMNKGSAFEATKILPVRYNMVKNNDYGGRSTGPNENFGNFTWQPGDSLNSVNSEGTSALLGMRDAGWGAGLDPSFTSGSTVDVKILYNPSNTYIFDKEVVVL, from the coding sequence ATGATGTATTCTTACGAAAAGTCCAGAGACGCTGGCGTCTCTCCGGTCGTCGGCGTTATGCTGATGTTGGTGGTAACGATTATTATTGCGGCGGTGGTGAGCGCGTTTGCCGGAGGGTTAACATCCGGCACTCAAAAGACACCAAGTTCTGCAATTGATGTAAAAATCAGTACCACTGCGTACAGTGGTAATATTCTGATGATTTTTAACCATATTAGTGGTGATAATATTCCAACCAAGGATCTTTCAATCATTACCTATTACAAAAATAGCAGTGGCTACATATTAAAACACACAAGTACCGCCAAGAGTAGCGGGGTTATTATGAATAAAGGTAGCGCGTTCGAAGCTACGAAGATCCTTCCAGTTCGCTACAATATGGTAAAAAACAATGACTATGGCGGAAGGTCAACAGGACCTAATGAAAATTTCGGGAACTTTACATGGCAACCCGGAGATTCACTTAATTCGGTTAATTCGGAGGGGACTTCAGCTTTGCTGGGTATGAGAGATGCGGGATGGGGTGCTGGCCTGGATCCTTCCTTTACGTCCGGCAGTACGGTGGATGTTAAGATCCTCTATAATCCGAGCAATACATACATCTTTGACAAGGAGGTTGTTGTACTATGA
- a CDS encoding type II secretion system F family protein, whose amino-acid sequence MYVPPVLRRAEKRLTDFELMIHGTTLRTTLRSAHLPVTAEEYLRTVRVNLAGTLVMFFTLWFFFVISGLELEIFGLKTTGTLLWLLLFVLIVPGQYAMQMYYPQIIAHGRKSRIDLDLPYAISYMQALSTTMAPYDIIRKVYEEHDMFGEISNEFGIIVRDVELFSDDLNAAIKDLQRITPSTNLRDFMNDLAIVIDSGGNITTYLGAKTEYYRDQAKQEVELVLKTIEIMAEVYVTAFVAGPIALIIMIVAQGMTNSQEMSWILPMMYICIPAGAIVMIWILSLMLPPENLEISRKETVEQHFASGVQAVEEDLVADDDPKNKAFYKRIEESKRNNYYMSLLRHPFRTYIRSYYYGIGLGGIIAGIIAFIWLTGGFEALIPHDQMEAVICLMIIGFMAPVAVSFEGRRWYVRNIEEHLPDFLRELSDMKDIGITLHEAIHRISGAKLGVLSSELSVASRDIESGAYVNSALVKMEERIGLVSVKRAISLLVRASEITTNLKQIFIIAITDFEYYLKLKRERSNTTIIYVMIIYLSFGIYLYTAYQLNVPFLSAFKGMNVNVDTAGNLTEMFRIGIILATFSGIMAGQFSSNSILAGFKHSILLLAATVALFVFLIGA is encoded by the coding sequence ATGTACGTTCCCCCCGTTCTCCGCCGTGCCGAGAAACGGCTCACCGACTTTGAGCTGATGATCCACGGCACAACGCTGAGAACGACCCTGCGGTCGGCTCACTTGCCGGTCACTGCCGAGGAATATCTCCGTACGGTCCGGGTCAACCTGGCCGGGACTCTCGTGATGTTCTTCACGCTCTGGTTCTTCTTTGTCATCAGCGGGCTCGAGCTGGAGATCTTCGGCCTGAAGACTACCGGCACGCTCCTCTGGCTCCTGCTTTTCGTGCTCATCGTGCCCGGGCAGTACGCAATGCAGATGTACTACCCGCAGATCATCGCCCACGGCCGGAAAAGCCGGATCGATCTCGATCTCCCGTATGCGATCTCCTACATGCAGGCCCTCTCAACGACGATGGCCCCGTACGATATCATCCGGAAGGTATACGAGGAGCACGATATGTTCGGGGAGATCTCGAATGAATTCGGGATCATCGTCCGCGATGTCGAACTCTTCAGCGACGACCTGAATGCGGCTATCAAGGACCTCCAGCGGATCACGCCCTCGACCAATCTTCGGGATTTTATGAACGACCTCGCAATCGTCATCGACAGTGGGGGCAACATCACGACCTATCTCGGCGCAAAGACCGAGTACTACCGCGACCAGGCCAAGCAGGAAGTCGAGCTCGTTTTAAAGACCATCGAGATCATGGCCGAGGTGTATGTGACTGCATTTGTGGCCGGCCCCATCGCCCTCATCATCATGATCGTTGCCCAGGGCATGACCAACAGCCAGGAGATGTCCTGGATCCTCCCGATGATGTACATCTGCATCCCGGCAGGTGCCATTGTCATGATCTGGATCCTTTCCCTCATGCTCCCCCCGGAGAACCTCGAGATCTCCCGGAAGGAGACCGTGGAGCAGCACTTCGCGTCCGGCGTTCAAGCAGTGGAAGAAGACCTGGTTGCAGATGATGACCCGAAAAACAAGGCATTCTACAAGCGCATTGAGGAGAGCAAACGGAATAACTATTATATGAGCCTGCTACGTCATCCCTTCCGGACCTATATCCGGAGTTACTATTACGGGATCGGTCTTGGGGGGATTATTGCCGGCATCATCGCCTTTATCTGGCTGACCGGGGGATTTGAGGCTCTGATCCCGCATGATCAGATGGAGGCGGTGATCTGCCTGATGATCATCGGGTTCATGGCACCGGTCGCTGTCTCGTTCGAAGGCCGGCGCTGGTATGTCCGCAACATTGAGGAACATCTGCCAGATTTTCTCCGTGAACTTTCTGACATGAAAGATATCGGCATCACCCTGCACGAAGCAATTCACCGGATCTCGGGGGCAAAACTCGGCGTCCTGAGTTCTGAACTCTCTGTTGCATCGCGTGATATCGAGTCCGGCGCCTACGTCAATTCAGCACTTGTCAAGATGGAAGAGCGGATCGGTCTCGTCTCGGTGAAACGTGCCATCTCCCTCCTCGTCCGCGCCAGCGAGATCACCACCAACTTAAAACAGATCTTCATCATCGCAATCACTGATTTTGAATATTACCTCAAGCTGAAACGGGAACGGTCCAACACCACCATCATCTACGTGATGATCATCTACCTCTCGTTTGGCATCTACCTGTACACAGCATATCAGCTGAACGTACCGTTCCTTTCCGCTTTCAAAGGAATGAATGTCAATGTCGACACCGCCGGCAACCTTACTGAAATGTTCCGGATCGGCATCATCCTTGCGACCTTCTCCGGCATCATGGCCGGGCAGTTCAGCTCCAACAGCATACTCGCCGGTTTTAAGCACAGTATCCTGCTGCTTGCTGCAACGGTTGCCCTGTTCGTATTCCTTATCGGCGCATAA
- a CDS encoding DUF7839 domain-containing protein, which produces MTPDTRDLPMSILRSKRDVSRFQILVEITEHQPGIRQQEIATKLGVTPQAVSEYIRELADEGMVSANRRGNYEVTKAGIEWILENAEVLESYARHIRQDLIQQVAFWTAIAAEDLRAGEDAGVFMKDGFLYAGKQQSAARGTVVADAKRGTDVGIARLNGIIDHHEGTIHVCKVPRIQQGGSRRVQKDQLKEIIATTAMVAAVGVEARAALKSVGRDPDLFFGAREGVIEAAFHGIDCAIVIVDEEFADFVKRLEGRELVYVIHDLIAP; this is translated from the coding sequence ATGACACCGGATACACGAGACCTGCCTATGTCGATCCTGCGGAGCAAACGCGATGTTTCACGGTTTCAGATCCTCGTCGAGATCACCGAACACCAGCCGGGCATCCGCCAGCAGGAGATCGCCACGAAACTGGGCGTGACGCCGCAGGCCGTTTCCGAATACATCCGGGAGCTTGCCGACGAGGGGATGGTCTCCGCGAACCGTCGCGGAAATTACGAAGTGACAAAGGCCGGCATTGAATGGATCCTTGAAAATGCCGAAGTCCTTGAATCCTATGCCCGCCACATCCGGCAGGACCTTATCCAGCAGGTCGCCTTCTGGACTGCGATCGCGGCTGAAGACCTCAGGGCAGGAGAAGATGCCGGTGTGTTCATGAAAGACGGGTTCCTGTATGCCGGAAAGCAGCAGTCTGCCGCACGGGGAACCGTTGTGGCGGATGCAAAGAGGGGGACGGACGTCGGGATAGCCAGGCTGAACGGCATCATCGATCACCACGAGGGGACGATCCACGTCTGCAAGGTACCCCGGATCCAGCAGGGCGGGTCACGCAGAGTACAAAAAGACCAGCTGAAGGAGATCATTGCAACCACCGCAATGGTGGCAGCAGTCGGGGTGGAGGCCCGTGCCGCGCTGAAGTCCGTTGGCCGGGATCCGGACCTGTTCTTTGGCGCACGGGAAGGCGTGATCGAGGCGGCGTTCCATGGCATCGATTGTGCAATCGTTATTGTGGACGAGGAGTTTGCGGACTTCGTCAAGCGGCTGGAGGGCAGGGAACTCGTGTACGTAATCCATGATCTAATAGCGCCATGA
- a CDS encoding type IV pilin N-terminal domain-containing protein gives MERSKPTSDECAVSPVVGVMLMLVVTIIIAAVVSAFAAGMGTQKEKTPQSSLECHIKWDNGAMSGVPGPLFTLRHIGGDPINTKNTKLVTSWANATGIYHIQSTVAPVWGTGQETYTTARSPGTSNYTLSSLNTHYTSTSGASLYYNAPYLAVPGSYPTGTGFANNDTVLWFGNYVFRAGDVIQANTDNTVSGTANYQNQATPIIKDAQLLTRNDYVNVKLIDVKSGSTIYEKDILVER, from the coding sequence ATGGAAAGATCCAAACCCACTTCAGATGAATGTGCAGTCTCACCGGTTGTCGGTGTCATGCTGATGCTCGTCGTGACGATCATCATTGCCGCAGTCGTTTCTGCCTTTGCTGCAGGAATGGGAACACAGAAAGAGAAGACCCCCCAGTCCTCCTTAGAATGCCATATCAAATGGGACAACGGGGCGATGTCCGGTGTCCCGGGTCCCTTGTTCACGCTGAGGCACATCGGGGGAGATCCCATCAATACAAAAAACACAAAACTCGTAACCAGCTGGGCGAATGCCACGGGAATTTATCATATCCAGTCCACGGTGGCCCCGGTGTGGGGGACGGGACAGGAGACCTATACCACCGCACGCTCACCGGGGACCAGCAATTATACGCTCTCCTCTCTGAACACCCATTATACATCAACATCCGGAGCCTCGTTATACTACAATGCCCCCTACCTTGCTGTTCCCGGGAGCTATCCGACCGGAACAGGATTTGCCAATAACGATACGGTACTCTGGTTTGGCAACTATGTTTTCCGTGCCGGGGATGTCATCCAGGCAAACACGGATAATACCGTATCCGGAACAGCGAACTACCAGAACCAGGCAACACCGATTATCAAGGATGCCCAACTCCTGACACGCAATGATTATGTCAATGTCAAACTGATCGACGTGAAATCCGGTTCAACGATCTATGAAAAAGATATCCTGGTGGAGAGGTGA
- a CDS encoding PEGA domain-containing protein yields MLFRITLTLAFLLALTLAIIAPADAAGASCSLSVASIPEYGMVSIDGKNIGNAPLADIPLACGSHTVRVEEGGYLAYHKTVVLADGAREDVIANLEKVPDRGQVTIQSEPPGGDLYIDGKYRGTTPATLDNLLPGRHEVLIQKAGYENYRDVISVSAEFATEYREYLVPLPGAGFLSVTSYPEGADVWIDGKAAGTTPSALLRYPAGNHTVEIAKKGYWNFTSIILVKGGESVLAKADLTAFPSTSRVYLDSAPQGAGVYLNETFKGFTPITMEILPSGDYRVEFRFLNDTSAQYSFSFAAGATHEILARPGNGTEVSIDHREWAYQNTSRTTRQPGWISENAVPVVERKFTWSANGQESSITLDIPRSLYDYYKLNRTYPTTVTPALLSEYSINEREQEYFHALVNRLKDASESKSYRARNDYHNVVAFVQSIAYEKDIDPVTGTESEYPKHPIETLAEGRGDCEDTAILAAALLREMDYNVAVVLLPEHAAVAVACDSCNGYYYPLEGRKYYYLETAIEGGYTSLGTMDTKYQSAKGQVIPLG; encoded by the coding sequence ATGCTATTCCGTATTACTCTCACCCTTGCTTTTCTCCTGGCACTCACCCTCGCAATCATAGCTCCGGCAGATGCAGCAGGTGCATCCTGCTCGCTCTCGGTTGCTTCCATTCCCGAATACGGGATGGTTTCCATTGACGGGAAAAATATTGGTAATGCCCCGCTTGCGGACATTCCCCTGGCCTGCGGGTCGCACACCGTCCGTGTAGAGGAAGGCGGGTACCTGGCTTACCATAAAACCGTTGTGCTGGCAGATGGCGCACGGGAAGATGTCATCGCAAATCTCGAAAAAGTGCCGGACCGTGGGCAGGTGACCATCCAATCCGAACCCCCGGGAGGTGACCTGTATATTGATGGCAAATATCGCGGCACGACTCCCGCAACCCTTGACAACCTGCTGCCGGGCCGGCATGAAGTCCTGATCCAGAAGGCCGGATACGAGAACTACCGTGACGTAATCTCCGTTTCAGCGGAATTCGCAACAGAATACCGGGAATATCTTGTCCCGCTGCCGGGCGCCGGGTTCCTGAGTGTCACCTCGTACCCGGAAGGGGCCGATGTCTGGATTGACGGGAAAGCGGCCGGCACGACCCCATCGGCACTTCTCAGGTACCCCGCAGGAAACCATACGGTGGAAATTGCAAAGAAAGGGTACTGGAACTTCACCAGTATTATTCTCGTGAAAGGGGGCGAGTCCGTTCTGGCAAAGGCCGACCTGACCGCGTTCCCGTCAACCAGCAGGGTGTACCTTGATTCCGCACCGCAGGGTGCCGGTGTCTACCTCAACGAAACCTTCAAGGGATTTACCCCGATAACCATGGAAATTCTCCCATCAGGGGACTACCGGGTAGAATTCCGGTTCCTGAACGACACTTCCGCACAGTATTCTTTCTCGTTTGCAGCCGGGGCAACCCATGAGATCCTTGCCAGGCCGGGAAACGGGACGGAAGTATCCATCGATCATCGTGAATGGGCTTACCAGAACACCAGCCGCACGACACGGCAGCCGGGCTGGATCAGCGAGAACGCGGTACCGGTTGTCGAACGGAAATTCACCTGGTCTGCAAACGGCCAGGAGTCCTCAATAACACTCGATATCCCCCGGTCACTCTATGATTACTACAAGCTGAACCGGACCTACCCGACAACCGTCACGCCAGCACTCCTCTCAGAGTATTCCATCAACGAGCGGGAGCAGGAATATTTCCATGCACTGGTCAACCGGCTCAAGGACGCAAGCGAATCGAAGAGCTACCGTGCACGGAACGATTACCACAATGTGGTAGCGTTTGTCCAGAGCATCGCCTATGAGAAGGATATCGACCCGGTTACCGGGACAGAATCCGAATACCCGAAACACCCCATCGAGACGCTTGCCGAAGGGCGTGGCGACTGCGAGGATACCGCCATCCTTGCAGCAGCACTTCTCAGGGAGATGGATTACAATGTCGCTGTTGTCCTCCTGCCGGAACATGCTGCTGTTGCCGTGGCATGCGATTCCTGTAACGGGTATTACTACCCCCTCGAAGGCAGGAAATACTATTATCTGGAGACCGCGATCGAAGGGGGCTATACTTCCCTCGGGACGATGGATACGAAATACCAGTCAGCGAAAGGACAGGTTATCCCCCTCGGGTGA
- the nikR gene encoding nickel-responsive transcriptional regulator NikR, with protein MTMDDDLSRIGISLPKNLLDKFDEILNYRGYSSRSEGIRDAIRTYITYYKWMSDVKGEREGVITMVYDHEQRNLLQAITEVEHDYHDIIKASLHSHVTHEKCLEVILVHGDGSQLKALAEKLMSHKGVESVKLTTISIEE; from the coding sequence ATGACCATGGACGACGACCTCTCCCGGATCGGCATTTCACTGCCGAAGAACCTGCTCGACAAGTTCGATGAGATCCTGAACTACCGGGGCTATTCCTCGCGTTCTGAAGGCATACGCGATGCCATCCGGACGTATATTACGTATTACAAGTGGATGTCAGATGTCAAAGGTGAACGCGAGGGGGTCATCACGATGGTATACGACCACGAACAAAGGAACCTCCTGCAGGCCATCACTGAAGTCGAGCATGATTATCACGACATTATCAAGGCCTCGCTCCATTCCCATGTAACCCACGAGAAGTGTCTTGAGGTGATCCTGGTCCACGGCGATGGAAGCCAGCTCAAGGCGCTTGCCGAGAAACTGATGTCCCACAAGGGCGTCGAGTCCGTGAAACTGACGACGATTTCTATTGAAGAATAA
- a CDS encoding ABC transporter substrate-binding protein: MSQKSWWTFKQIQRYSLAVILIFICCIVSGCSSSSDEKTSFSQRQSIIGDTSITITDSSGTSHTFNHPVERIICQNGLAAEILVDIGATDQIVGVTDTALKEQYLMNQIPHAKSIGEIRSPDMEKIVALHPDVFIAYGDSGSIPGNIDKIRAANITIIYTKVYDIRDIANETRMLGKITGREANAERLIDFTEKYQSLIESRTENISQSESPRVYLEQLSDYMATHQGSSGDYVLSYVHAQNIAGNISVPYAIVSPEWVIEQNPDIIIKQVTRGKGVSAVRQDIINRAGFSRIRAVQDQRVYAFSSSMLSGAREIIGILYIAKAVHPDRFTDIDPEEVLKEYANTFMTGSDLPGSFDPQLPKTSGNWNQSGGM, encoded by the coding sequence ATGTCTCAAAAAAGCTGGTGGACCTTCAAACAGATTCAGAGATATTCTCTTGCGGTTATCCTGATCTTCATATGTTGTATTGTATCAGGTTGTTCTTCCTCATCAGACGAAAAAACCTCTTTCTCACAACGACAAAGCATCATAGGAGATACTTCAATCACCATAACGGACTCTTCAGGAACTTCCCATACGTTCAACCATCCCGTGGAACGTATTATCTGCCAGAACGGTCTCGCAGCAGAAATCCTCGTGGATATCGGGGCGACTGATCAGATTGTCGGAGTAACAGATACTGCATTAAAAGAGCAGTACCTCATGAATCAGATACCTCATGCAAAAAGTATTGGGGAGATAAGGAGCCCCGATATGGAAAAGATCGTTGCGCTGCACCCGGATGTGTTTATTGCATACGGTGACAGCGGATCAATTCCGGGAAATATCGATAAAATCCGTGCCGCGAATATCACCATTATCTATACCAAGGTGTACGATATCCGGGATATCGCGAACGAGACCCGGATGTTGGGGAAGATTACTGGCAGGGAAGCAAATGCAGAACGGTTAATTGACTTTACCGAGAAATACCAGTCGCTGATAGAAAGCCGGACAGAGAATATCAGCCAGTCGGAAAGCCCGCGGGTGTATCTGGAACAACTGAGCGACTACATGGCAACCCACCAGGGCAGTTCTGGAGATTATGTCCTCAGTTATGTCCATGCACAAAACATTGCCGGAAATATCTCTGTACCATATGCAATAGTTTCTCCTGAATGGGTGATCGAACAGAACCCCGACATCATCATCAAACAGGTAACACGAGGGAAAGGTGTCTCTGCTGTCAGGCAGGACATCATTAACCGGGCAGGTTTTTCCCGGATACGGGCGGTCCAGGATCAGCGAGTCTATGCCTTTTCCAGCAGCATGCTCTCAGGTGCACGGGAGATCATTGGAATCCTCTATATCGCAAAGGCAGTGCATCCAGACCGGTTCACGGATATTGATCCGGAAGAAGTACTAAAAGAATATGCAAATACGTTCATGACGGGATCGGACCTTCCGGGTTCATTCGATCCTCAGTTGCCAAAGACTTCAGGTAACTGGAACCAATCGGGAGGCATGTAA